The Pseudomonadota bacterium genome includes a window with the following:
- the fabB gene encoding beta-ketoacyl-ACP synthase I translates to MRRVVVTGMGLVSCLGNTKETVIDSLRHGKSGISFNEKFQEMGLRSRVCGSVDIDLSEHIDRKALRFMGDAAAYAYVAMQNAIDDAGLTDDRVSNPRSGIIAGSGGASSANLVWGADKLREKGVRRVGPYLVPRTMSSTVSACLATHFGIRGLNYSITSACATSTHCIGAAMEQIQWDKQDLIFAGGGEEEDWILAMMFDAMGALTSKYNDTPSTASRAFDAGRDGFAIAAGGGMLVLEELEHAKARGAKIYAELVGYGATSDGENMVAPSVEGAVRCMQQAIATVDTPIDYINTHGTSTPVGDIAELDAISRVFDEQIPPLSSSKSLCGHSLGAAGVQEAIHCLLMLENDFMAGSANIFELDPKAEGFPILRETRDNAGLNTVMSNNFGFGGTNASLVFRRY, encoded by the coding sequence ATGCGTCGGGTAGTCGTTACGGGTATGGGTCTGGTTTCCTGTTTGGGGAATACCAAGGAAACCGTCATTGATTCATTGCGCCACGGAAAATCGGGCATCAGCTTCAATGAAAAATTCCAGGAAATGGGTTTGCGTAGCCGCGTTTGCGGTTCGGTCGATATCGATCTCAGCGAGCACATCGATCGCAAGGCTCTTCGCTTTATGGGCGATGCCGCCGCTTACGCCTACGTTGCCATGCAAAACGCCATCGATGATGCCGGCCTGACCGATGACCGGGTCTCGAATCCGCGTAGCGGGATAATCGCCGGTTCAGGCGGCGCATCGAGCGCCAACCTGGTCTGGGGCGCTGACAAGTTACGCGAAAAAGGCGTGCGCCGCGTAGGCCCGTACCTGGTCCCACGCACCATGAGCAGTACCGTTTCCGCATGCCTGGCCACGCATTTCGGAATTCGCGGCCTCAACTATTCCATTACTTCCGCCTGCGCGACCAGTACCCATTGCATCGGCGCTGCGATGGAACAAATCCAGTGGGACAAACAGGACTTGATTTTTGCCGGTGGCGGTGAGGAAGAAGACTGGATCCTGGCGATGATGTTCGACGCCATGGGCGCTTTGACATCCAAGTACAACGACACGCCCTCGACGGCGTCGCGCGCCTTTGACGCCGGGCGCGACGGCTTCGCGATCGCCGCGGGCGGCGGCATGCTGGTGTTGGAAGAACTGGAGCATGCAAAGGCTCGCGGTGCGAAAATTTATGCCGAGCTGGTTGGTTATGGCGCGACGTCCGATGGTGAAAACATGGTCGCACCTTCAGTCGAAGGCGCGGTGCGCTGTATGCAACAGGCGATCGCCACCGTCGACACGCCGATCGACTACATCAACACCCATGGCACCAGTACGCCGGTGGGGGATATCGCTGAGCTCGACGCCATCTCCAGAGTGTTCGATGAACAGATACCGCCACTGAGCTCGAGCAAATCCTTGTGCGGCCATTCGCTTGGCGCCGCGGGCGTACAGGAGGCAATTCATTGCCTGCTGATGCTGGAGAACGATTTCATGGCTGGCTCGGCCAATATTTTCGAACTGGACCCGAAAGCCGAAGGTTTCCCCATTTTGCGGGAGACCAGGGACAACGCCGGCCTGAACACGGTCATGAGCAACAATTTCGGTTTCGGCGGCACCAATGCTTCGCTGGTGTTCCGGCGCTACTGA
- the mltF gene encoding membrane-bound lytic murein transglycosylase MltF, whose amino-acid sequence MSAISHFLTWNFAIIALTQLTSADLQAAGERMDPLRVVTALLVAVVLGTCSRPPSLVEQIKTLGELRVITRNSPTTYYIGHEGPIGPEYDLVSRFAEELGVELRIDVDEELRTLIPGVKSGRAHIAAAGLTITADRLVEVAFGPSYDDISEFLVYRVNTRRPREPKDLIGKSIEVIKGSAHADTLHQLRQRYPDLAWIETPNVTGEELIYQVAQGKIDYTIADSSEFNVSQKFHPEVRVAFQLRKNLPLAWAIPRNSPALHDSVQQFFAGLRKSGELERILEKYYGNVGNFDYVGTRAFLRHIETRLPQFRTSFQQAAADSGMDWRLLAAVGYQESHWNPKAVSPTGVRGIMMLTQLTARQLGIQNRIDPVQSISGGSRYIREMMGRIPERIPEPDRTWLALAAYNVGWGHVEDARIITEIRGLNPDSWVDVRSSLPLLTQKKWYSRVRRGYARGWEPVHYVDNIRSYYDVLLWLYSDSSPFRERLDLDDEEQQPKKPIEA is encoded by the coding sequence ATGTCGGCAATTTCGCATTTTTTGACCTGGAATTTCGCTATCATTGCCTTGACGCAACTGACATCGGCGGACCTGCAAGCCGCTGGTGAGAGGATGGATCCTTTGCGAGTCGTGACCGCGCTACTGGTCGCCGTGGTCCTGGGTACCTGCTCGAGACCGCCGTCACTGGTGGAACAGATCAAGACGCTCGGTGAGCTGCGGGTCATCACCCGGAACAGCCCCACGACCTATTACATCGGACACGAAGGCCCGATCGGGCCTGAGTACGACCTGGTCAGCCGGTTCGCCGAGGAGCTGGGCGTCGAGCTCAGGATCGATGTCGATGAGGAACTGCGGACGCTGATACCGGGCGTGAAATCCGGTCGCGCCCATATCGCGGCCGCCGGCCTAACCATCACCGCGGACCGCCTCGTCGAGGTCGCCTTTGGCCCCTCTTACGATGACATTTCCGAATTCCTGGTTTATCGCGTCAATACGCGACGGCCCAGGGAACCCAAAGACCTGATCGGCAAAAGTATTGAGGTCATCAAGGGCAGTGCGCATGCCGACACCCTGCATCAATTGCGTCAGCGCTACCCCGACCTGGCCTGGATCGAAACGCCAAACGTCACCGGCGAAGAACTGATCTACCAGGTCGCGCAGGGCAAGATCGATTATACGATTGCGGATTCCAGCGAGTTCAATGTGTCGCAGAAATTCCATCCGGAAGTCCGGGTTGCGTTTCAGTTGAGAAAAAATCTGCCGCTGGCCTGGGCCATACCCAGAAATTCGCCGGCCTTGCACGATTCGGTGCAACAGTTCTTTGCCGGACTCAGGAAAAGCGGCGAGCTCGAGCGCATCCTGGAGAAATATTATGGCAATGTCGGAAATTTCGATTATGTCGGCACGCGGGCGTTTCTGCGGCATATCGAAACCCGCCTGCCGCAGTTCAGGACCAGTTTCCAGCAAGCCGCGGCGGATTCCGGCATGGACTGGCGGTTGCTGGCGGCGGTTGGCTACCAGGAATCGCATTGGAACCCGAAAGCGGTGTCGCCGACCGGCGTGCGCGGCATCATGATGCTGACCCAACTGACCGCACGTCAGTTGGGCATCCAGAATCGGATCGATCCCGTGCAAAGCATCTCGGGTGGATCGCGGTATATCCGGGAGATGATGGGCAGGATTCCCGAGCGCATCCCCGAACCCGACCGGACCTGGCTGGCGCTGGCGGCCTATAACGTCGGCTGGGGCCACGTGGAAGATGCCCGGATCATTACTGAAATTCGGGGACTGAACCCGGATAGCTGGGTCGATGTCAGGAGCAGCCTGCCATTGCTGACGCAGAAAAAATGGTATTCGCGGGTACGGCGAGGTTACGCGCGGGGCTGGGAGCCGGTCCATTACGTGGACAATATTCGCAGCTATTACGATGTGCTGCTGTGGCTGTACTCGGACTCCAGCCCGTTCAGGGAGCGGCTGGACCTTGACGATGAAGAACAACAGCCCAAAAAACCGATTGAGGCCTGA
- a CDS encoding DNA-deoxyinosine glycosylase, with the protein MKNNSPKNRLRPETGFPPVADADSRVLVLGSMPGIMSLERRQYYAQPRNAFWPIMAKLFGIASGGEYAERLQGLLDAGVALWDVLQSCERSGSLDANIDMKTAVTNDFVGFFLAHPRIDRVFFNGATAASIFERRVSPDLEKAGIRSIELIRLPSTSPAHAAMIYAEKLRRWSVISAS; encoded by the coding sequence ATGAAGAACAACAGCCCAAAAAACCGATTGAGGCCTGAGACCGGCTTTCCACCCGTCGCCGACGCTGACTCCCGCGTATTGGTACTCGGCTCCATGCCCGGCATCATGTCTCTCGAACGGCGGCAATACTATGCGCAGCCGCGCAACGCGTTCTGGCCGATCATGGCTAAGCTGTTTGGCATCGCGAGCGGAGGCGAATACGCCGAACGATTGCAAGGCCTGCTCGATGCCGGCGTCGCGTTGTGGGACGTGCTGCAATCCTGCGAACGAAGCGGCAGCCTGGATGCCAACATCGATATGAAAACGGCGGTAACGAACGACTTCGTCGGTTTTTTCCTGGCGCACCCGCGCATCGATCGGGTTTTCTTCAACGGCGCGACAGCGGCCAGCATATTTGAACGCCGGGTGTCGCCTGACCTGGAGAAAGCCGGCATCCGTTCGATCGAGCTGATCCGCTTGCCATCGACCAGCCCTGCGCATGCCGCGATGATCTATGCGGAAAAACTGCGGCGCTGGTCGGTCATCTCCGCTTCCTGA
- the tadA gene encoding tRNA adenosine(34) deaminase TadA, translating to MTRALELATQARDQGEVPVGAVVVHGDAVIGEGFNQPIALADPSAHAEMQAMRRAARRMDNYRLADATLYVTLEPCAMCAGAMVHARIKRLVYGAADPKTGAAGSVFNLVQADSLNHRLDVEGGVMAKECGELLKDFFRKRR from the coding sequence ATGACCCGGGCGTTGGAGCTTGCCACGCAGGCGCGGGATCAGGGAGAGGTGCCGGTGGGCGCCGTTGTCGTGCACGGGGACGCTGTCATCGGCGAGGGCTTCAACCAGCCGATCGCGCTGGCGGATCCATCGGCTCATGCCGAAATGCAGGCCATGCGCAGGGCCGCCCGGCGTATGGACAACTATCGCCTGGCGGATGCCACGCTGTATGTCACGCTGGAACCTTGCGCCATGTGCGCCGGCGCGATGGTGCATGCGCGAATCAAGAGACTGGTCTACGGCGCAGCCGATCCAAAAACCGGCGCGGCCGGCTCGGTGTTCAACCTCGTGCAGGCGGACTCGCTCAATCATCGACTCGATGTTGAAGGCGGCGTCATGGCGAAGGAATGCGGGGAGTTGCTCAAGGACTTTTTCAGGAAGCGGAGATGA
- the guaA gene encoding glutamine-hydrolyzing GMP synthase, which produces MAAATPDPTRQPDIHAQRVLILDFGGQYTQLIARRVREAGVYSEIYPWDTNDDAIRKFGPHGMILSGGPESAIDDSDDAMTPRAPAAVFDYGVPVLGICYGMQTMAEQLGGKVTTAGHSEFGYASVQSVGNSRLLSDIEDRLADDGTALLDVWMSHGDRVDELPAGFSVIARTGNAPIAGMADEARGFYGVQFHPEVTHTKQGERILSRFLHEICGLASDWTPGNIISDSIAKTRELVGTDQVLLGLSGGVDSAVVAAMLHQAIGDQLNCVFVDHGLMRLHEGDQVMAMFAKHMGIKVTRVDAERRFLDGLRGVTDPEEKRKIIGRLFIEIFDEEAHKLEGIKWLAQGTIYPDVIESAGAKTGKAQLIKSHHNVGGLPEKMNMQLVEPLRELFKDEVRKIGLELGLPFDMLYRHPFPGPGLGVRILGEVKKEYADLLRLADDIFIDELHKHQLYEKTSQAFAVFLPVKSVGVTGDGRRYDYVIALRAVETIDFMTAHWARLPYDFLDHVSRRIINEVPGVSRVTYDISGKPPATIEWE; this is translated from the coding sequence ATGGCTGCAGCGACTCCCGACCCGACCCGGCAACCGGATATCCACGCCCAACGCGTGCTGATCCTGGATTTTGGCGGTCAGTACACCCAGTTGATCGCCCGCCGGGTCCGCGAGGCCGGCGTTTACAGCGAAATATATCCTTGGGACACAAACGACGACGCCATCCGCAAATTTGGCCCGCATGGCATGATCCTGTCGGGCGGCCCCGAATCGGCAATCGACGACAGCGATGATGCAATGACGCCTCGTGCACCCGCTGCGGTGTTCGACTATGGCGTGCCGGTACTGGGTATCTGTTACGGCATGCAGACCATGGCCGAGCAGCTTGGCGGCAAGGTCACCACGGCCGGTCACAGCGAATTCGGTTATGCCAGCGTGCAGAGCGTGGGCAATTCACGCCTGCTCAGCGATATCGAGGATCGTTTGGCCGATGACGGCACAGCGTTGCTCGACGTCTGGATGAGCCACGGCGACCGCGTCGATGAACTGCCCGCGGGTTTCAGCGTGATCGCCCGTACCGGCAACGCGCCAATAGCCGGGATGGCGGACGAGGCGCGCGGCTTTTACGGCGTGCAATTTCACCCCGAGGTAACCCATACCAAGCAGGGCGAGCGCATCCTGAGCCGCTTCCTGCACGAGATTTGCGGGCTGGCCTCCGACTGGACGCCGGGCAACATCATCAGCGACAGCATCGCGAAGACTCGTGAGCTAGTGGGAACGGACCAGGTATTGCTCGGGCTTTCCGGTGGCGTCGATTCAGCGGTGGTTGCGGCAATGTTGCACCAGGCGATTGGCGATCAACTCAACTGCGTGTTCGTCGATCATGGCCTGATGCGTCTGCACGAAGGCGACCAGGTCATGGCCATGTTCGCGAAACACATGGGCATCAAGGTCACCCGGGTCGATGCCGAGCGGCGTTTTCTCGATGGCCTGCGGGGGGTCACCGATCCGGAAGAAAAAAGAAAAATTATCGGCCGGTTGTTTATCGAGATTTTCGATGAGGAAGCGCACAAGCTCGAAGGAATCAAATGGCTGGCGCAGGGCACGATATATCCCGATGTCATCGAGTCGGCGGGCGCCAAAACGGGCAAAGCGCAGCTCATCAAGTCGCACCACAATGTCGGCGGCCTGCCCGAGAAAATGAACATGCAATTGGTCGAGCCATTGCGCGAGCTGTTCAAGGACGAGGTCCGGAAAATCGGTCTCGAGCTGGGCCTGCCATTCGATATGCTTTATCGGCATCCGTTCCCCGGCCCCGGGCTTGGCGTGCGCATACTCGGCGAAGTCAAAAAGGAATACGCCGACCTGCTGCGGCTGGCCGACGATATTTTTATCGACGAGCTGCACAAACACCAGCTGTATGAAAAAACCAGCCAGGCCTTCGCCGTTTTCCTGCCGGTCAAATCGGTAGGCGTGACCGGCGATGGCCGGCGTTACGACTATGTCATTGCGCTGCGCGCCGTCGAAACCATCGATTTCATGACCGCACACTGGGCCCGTTTGCCCTACGATTTTCTCGACCACGTCAGCCGCCGGATTATCAATGAAGTCCCCGGCGTATCCCGGGTTACCTATGACATCTCCGGAAAACCACCAGCCACCATCGAATGGGAGTGA
- the guaB gene encoding IMP dehydrogenase, with product MRIVQEALTFDDVLLLPAYSEIMPREVDLGTQLTASIRLNLPLLSAAMDTVTESRLAITLAQEGGIGIIHKNMTAAIQAREVSRVKKYESGIISDPITTGPDATIREVIALTQANNISGVPVVDGDTPVGIVTHRDLRYETQLDAPVSSVMTPRDKLVTVREGADKKEVLSLLHKHRIEKVLVVSADFKLRGMITAKDFQKATEFPNACKDQLGALHVGAAVGIGEGTDERVAALVAAGVDVVVVDTSHGHTKGVLDRVAMIKSEYPDLQVIGGNIVTAEGARALVKAGADAVKVGIGPGSICTTRIVAGIGVPQVSAVFDVAEAMAKKGVPLIADGGIRYSGDLAKIIAAGAHSVMLGGLFAGTEESPGEVELYQGRSYKAYRGMGSLGAMAQKDGSSDRYFQDTADEVEKLVPEGIEGRVPYKGSLIAIVHQMAGGLRAAMGYTGCRNIEEMRTKPEFLRITSAGIRESHVHDVAITKEAPNYRVD from the coding sequence ATGCGAATCGTTCAGGAAGCACTGACCTTTGATGACGTCCTGCTGCTGCCCGCCTACTCGGAAATCATGCCGCGCGAGGTCGATCTCGGTACCCAGCTGACCGCCAGCATCCGCTTGAATCTGCCGTTGTTGTCGGCGGCAATGGACACGGTGACCGAATCCCGCCTGGCCATCACGCTGGCCCAGGAAGGCGGTATCGGCATCATCCACAAGAACATGACCGCAGCGATCCAGGCCCGCGAGGTCAGCCGGGTCAAGAAATACGAAAGCGGCATCATTTCCGACCCGATTACGACCGGACCCGACGCGACCATCCGTGAAGTCATCGCGCTGACCCAGGCTAACAATATATCCGGCGTGCCGGTCGTCGATGGCGACACGCCGGTCGGCATTGTGACCCACCGGGATTTGCGTTACGAGACGCAACTCGATGCGCCGGTGTCATCGGTAATGACGCCAAGAGACAAGCTGGTCACGGTTCGTGAAGGCGCCGACAAGAAAGAAGTGCTGTCGCTGTTGCACAAGCACCGGATCGAAAAAGTCCTGGTCGTCAGCGCAGATTTCAAGTTGCGTGGCATGATTACCGCCAAGGATTTTCAGAAGGCGACGGAGTTTCCGAATGCCTGCAAAGATCAGCTTGGCGCGCTCCATGTCGGCGCCGCGGTGGGCATCGGCGAGGGAACCGATGAACGCGTTGCCGCCCTGGTCGCCGCCGGCGTCGATGTCGTGGTCGTCGATACCTCGCACGGCCACACCAAGGGGGTGCTCGACCGGGTCGCGATGATCAAGTCCGAGTATCCCGACTTGCAGGTGATCGGCGGCAATATCGTGACGGCGGAAGGCGCACGAGCGCTGGTCAAGGCCGGCGCCGACGCGGTCAAGGTCGGCATCGGTCCCGGTTCTATATGCACGACTCGCATCGTCGCCGGCATCGGCGTCCCCCAGGTCAGCGCCGTATTCGACGTTGCCGAAGCGATGGCGAAAAAAGGCGTGCCGTTGATCGCCGATGGCGGTATCCGTTATTCGGGCGATCTGGCCAAGATCATTGCCGCCGGCGCCCACTCGGTGATGCTGGGCGGGTTGTTCGCCGGCACCGAGGAATCGCCGGGCGAGGTCGAGCTTTACCAGGGTCGCTCCTACAAGGCCTACCGGGGGATGGGGTCGCTGGGCGCGATGGCGCAGAAAGACGGTTCCAGCGATCGTTATTTCCAGGATACGGCCGACGAGGTCGAAAAGCTGGTGCCCGAAGGGATCGAGGGGCGAGTCCCCTACAAGGGCAGCTTGATCGCCATCGTCCACCAGATGGCCGGCGGCCTCAGGGCCGCGATGGGTTACACGGGTTGCCGCAATATCGAGGAAATGCGGACCAAACCGGAATTCTTGCGGATCACCAGTGCGGGCATACGCGAAAGCCATGTGCACGATGTCGCGATCACCAAGGAAGCCCCGAATTACCGGGTCGACTGA
- the xseA gene encoding exodeoxyribonuclease VII large subunit — translation MDPSPNREIFTVSRLNQEARDMLEQSFGLIWLEGEISNFTHHGSGHMYFSLKDEQAQVSCAMFRGQNRGLGFRPAKGMQVLVRAKVSIYEVSGRYQLIVESMEEAGEGRLQREFERLKKKLLDAGLFAADHKQPLPAAPRKIGIITSPTGAAVRDILQVLKRRFPVARVLIYPVAVQGEAAAGQIVRALSLAETHGSCDLLILARGGGSLEDLWAFNEEAVARAIFECPIPVISGIGHEIDFTIADFVADVRAPTPSAAAEIAVPDQREWLNTLAVNLDRLRNRVRRYLSARREKTGWLEKRLAQAHPGRLLNRQGQKLDELSLRLRRAAKDKLGRMHQRLDPLARALQAIGPQATLERGYAIVSHGEAIIRDAGALKKGDEIRIRFARGAATSTVEETHKQ, via the coding sequence ATGGATCCGAGCCCAAATCGTGAAATCTTCACCGTCAGCCGCCTGAACCAGGAAGCCAGGGACATGCTGGAGCAGAGCTTCGGGCTGATCTGGCTGGAAGGCGAAATCTCCAATTTCACCCATCACGGCTCGGGCCACATGTATTTTTCGCTGAAGGACGAACAGGCCCAGGTTTCCTGCGCGATGTTTAGAGGGCAGAATCGCGGGCTTGGCTTCCGGCCAGCCAAGGGCATGCAGGTCCTGGTCCGCGCCAAAGTCAGTATTTACGAGGTCAGCGGTCGTTATCAGCTGATCGTCGAGAGCATGGAAGAAGCCGGCGAAGGCCGTCTGCAGCGCGAATTCGAACGGCTCAAGAAAAAGCTGCTCGATGCCGGCCTGTTTGCCGCGGATCACAAGCAGCCGTTGCCGGCCGCGCCGAGAAAAATCGGCATCATTACTTCGCCGACCGGCGCCGCGGTCAGGGATATCCTGCAGGTACTGAAACGCCGGTTTCCGGTGGCGCGAGTGCTGATTTACCCGGTCGCCGTGCAGGGCGAGGCCGCCGCCGGCCAGATCGTCCGCGCCCTGTCCCTGGCCGAGACCCATGGCTCCTGCGACCTGCTGATCCTGGCTCGTGGCGGCGGCTCGCTGGAGGACCTTTGGGCCTTTAACGAAGAAGCGGTGGCGCGGGCCATCTTCGAATGCCCGATACCCGTGATTTCCGGGATCGGCCACGAGATCGATTTTACGATCGCCGATTTTGTCGCCGATGTGCGCGCACCGACCCCATCGGCCGCGGCCGAAATAGCGGTGCCCGACCAAAGAGAATGGCTGAACACCCTCGCCGTGAACCTGGACCGGTTGCGCAATCGGGTGCGACGGTATTTGTCGGCCAGGCGGGAGAAAACCGGCTGGCTGGAAAAACGCCTCGCGCAGGCGCACCCGGGCCGGTTGCTCAATCGGCAGGGGCAGAAACTCGATGAACTGAGTTTGCGCCTGCGACGCGCCGCCAAAGACAAGCTGGGCAGGATGCACCAGCGCCTGGACCCGCTGGCGAGAGCATTGCAGGCGATCGGCCCGCAGGCGACGCTCGAACGCGGTTACGCCATCGTCAGCCACGGCGAGGCAATCATCCGCGATGCCGGTGCATTGAAAAAAGGCGATGAAATCCGGATTCGCTTCGCCCGGGGGGCGGCCACATCGACCGTCGAGGAAACCCATAAGCAATGA
- a CDS encoding peptidoglycan DD-metalloendopeptidase family protein, producing MTQAGFYAAGLLLAVLIASPPAAALPRHQAVPGGVAVIELPATGDTRPRVSFRDRPVMVVAENDRWFAVVGIPLSMAPGPASLSIDNPDGPALPLAFVIANIDYPEQRLTIGNKRQVDPTAEDLVRIAGDRREMARAFGSWDEKPVDTAFRLPAIGPRSSAFGLKRFFNEQPRSPHSGVDIAAPDQSDVVAPAAGVVVANGDYFFNGNTVLIHHGQGLVTMYCHLSEIDVQDGDRLDGGDLIGKIGQTGRVTGPHLHWSVSLNRVRVNPELFLVEPIPAR from the coding sequence ATGACCCAAGCAGGTTTTTACGCCGCCGGGCTGCTGTTGGCTGTGCTGATCGCCAGCCCGCCCGCGGCCGCGCTACCGCGACACCAGGCGGTCCCCGGCGGGGTCGCCGTGATCGAATTGCCGGCGACCGGTGATACGCGGCCGCGAGTCAGCTTCAGGGACCGGCCGGTCATGGTGGTCGCCGAAAACGATCGCTGGTTTGCCGTCGTCGGCATCCCGCTGTCGATGGCGCCGGGACCGGCAAGCCTGAGCATCGATAATCCGGATGGGCCCGCCCTGCCGCTGGCTTTTGTCATTGCGAATATCGACTACCCCGAACAACGGCTGACGATCGGCAATAAACGCCAGGTCGATCCGACCGCGGAAGACCTCGTGCGAATTGCCGGCGATCGCCGGGAAATGGCCCGGGCTTTTGGCTCGTGGGACGAAAAGCCGGTGGACACGGCTTTTCGTTTGCCCGCGATCGGGCCACGCAGCAGCGCCTTCGGCCTCAAACGTTTTTTTAACGAGCAACCGAGAAGCCCGCACAGCGGCGTCGATATCGCGGCGCCGGACCAGTCCGATGTGGTCGCACCGGCGGCCGGCGTCGTGGTCGCCAATGGCGATTATTTCTTCAACGGCAATACCGTATTGATTCATCACGGTCAGGGCCTGGTCACGATGTATTGCCACCTGAGCGAGATCGACGTGCAAGATGGCGACCGCCTCGACGGCGGCGACCTGATCGGCAAAATCGGCCAGACCGGCAGGGTCACCGGCCCGCACCTGCACTGGAGTGTCAGCCTCAACCGCGTGAGGGTCAATCCCGAGTTGTTTCTCGTCGAACCCATCCCCGCCCGATGA